GCCGCGGGCCTTTTCCACGCGAATCGTCACCGGGTGCCCCGTGCCGTACTTCAGCGCGTTGGACAAGAGGCTGCTCGTCACCTGTTCCAGCCGGTGGCGGTCCCAGCGGCCCCTGACCCCCGGCTCCGCGTGGACGATGAGCTCGCAGCCCGCCTTCGCCGCCTGGGGCTGGAAGCGCTCCACCGTTTCGCGCACCACGTCCGTCAGGTCCACGTCCTCCAGCCGCAGCGGCGCGGAGGGGCCCGTGAGCTGGGTCACCTCCAGCAGGTCGTTGATGAGCGTGGTCATCTTGCGTATCTGCCCGGAGATGGTCTCCGCCGTCTTCACCACGCGCTCGCGCAGCGACTCCAGCGTCTGTTCTGTCTGGGCGTCCCTGACCAGGGATTGGAGCTTGAGCTGCAACGGCGTCAGCGGGGTCTTCAATTCATGCGACGCCACCGTCAGGAATTCGTCCCGGAGCGACACCGCGTGCTGGAGCTGGGCCTGTGTCTTTCTCAGCTCGGTGACATCCTGGAGCGCCAGCAGGACCGCCTCCGGATGGCCGTGCTGGGCGGGGAGGGTGTCCGCCTCCACCAGCAGGGAGTAATGCCCCGTGGGGGTATGCCAGATGACCGGCTCACCATGCACGGGAGCGCCCCTCAACGCGCGGATGCCGGGAATCTCCTCCATGGTCAGCTCACGGCCCGCTTCGTCCGTGAAGCGGTGCGCGCCGCCCATGTAGCTCTCCTCCCGCAGCCCTCCGGGGAACTCGCCGCCAGCCAGCTGCCGTGCCGCCTGGTTCGCGAAGATGATGCGGCCGGTCACGGGCTCCACCAGGATGATGGCCACGGGCGTCCGGTCCAGTATCGCCTCCAGCCACTGCTGCTGGTTCCTCAGGGACGCGGCGGACTCCTCCAGCTTCTTCCGGGCCTCCACCCGATCCGTCACGTCGACGGCGAAGGACAGCACGGAATCCACCTGGCCCCGCACGTCGCGCAGCGGCTGGTATGCCACGTCGAATCGACGAGTCGACTGGACCCCGTTGCCCTGGAAGTCGGCGGTGACCGGGACCTCTTTTTCGATGAACGCCTCTCCCTGGCGATAGGCCTTCTCCAGGAGCCGCGAGTACTCCGTCCCCCGTTCGCTCACGACATCCTTGACGGAGGTGCCCATCAGGTCCACGCCTCCCGACAGCACCTTGTAGAGGGGATTCACCAACGTGAAGACCTGCCGCTCGCCGGAGAGGATGGCGATGGACGCCGGGGCGCTCGTCAGCACGGAGCGCAGCCTCGCGCGCTCGTTCTCCGCCCGGGCCTCCGCCTGCTTGCGCTCGGTGATGTCCTCCGCCGTGGACACCCACTCCCGGATGATGCCCTTCTCCCCGAACACGGGCACCGCCCGGCCCACGACGTCCCGGTAGCCCCCCGCGTGGAAGCGCAGGCGGAACTCGCCCCGGTAGGATGTCTTCGTGCGCAGGGACTC
This DNA window, taken from Corallococcus coralloides DSM 2259, encodes the following:
- a CDS encoding PAS domain-containing sensor histidine kinase, with product MESPSASFDPETIKTLSDAHSRLLLETLVASTPVGLAVVDMEQRFVQVNDALAAMNGLPRAAHLGRKVQDIVPEMWPTLRPQYQRILEGGSAQTVEVVGATSKELGVERHFLVSYYPVRTNSGVLLGIGVIVSEVTEQRRAHDALQASEQRYRSLVEAMAQPVWSTNARGEVVEPAPRWLAFTGQTHAEHVGLGWLSAIHPDDRKRVVRSWVESLRTKTSYRGEFRLRFHAGGYRDVVGRAVPVFGEKGIIREWVSTAEDITERKQAEARAENERARLRSVLTSAPASIAILSGERQVFTLVNPLYKVLSGGVDLMGTSVKDVVSERGTEYSRLLEKAYRQGEAFIEKEVPVTADFQGNGVQSTRRFDVAYQPLRDVRGQVDSVLSFAVDVTDRVEARKKLEESAASLRNQQQWLEAILDRTPVAIILVEPVTGRIIFANQAARQLAGGEFPGGLREESYMGGAHRFTDEAGRELTMEEIPGIRALRGAPVHGEPVIWHTPTGHYSLLVEADTLPAQHGHPEAVLLALQDVTELRKTQAQLQHAVSLRDEFLTVASHELKTPLTPLQLKLQSLVRDAQTEQTLESLRERVVKTAETISGQIRKMTTLINDLLEVTQLTGPSAPLRLEDVDLTDVVRETVERFQPQAAKAGCELIVHAEPGVRGRWDRHRLEQVTSSLLSNALKYGTGHPVTIRVEKARGRARLSVRDEGIGIAPGSLQAIFEKFTRAVSTRHYGGLGLGLFITRQIVEAHHGTLRVESQPGQGATFIVELPSR